The nucleotide sequence CTCTCGCTCTGGACGGTGCCGCCGCGCTAACGCACCTGTTTCGGGACGGGCCGGCCGGCTATCCAGTCGGCGATGACCTGAATGACCTGGGCCTCGCGGCCGAGATAGCCGTGGGCGGCCAGCGGCTCGCAGGAGTCGGAGATCGCGGGATCGCCTCCGGAGACCTCGACGAAATCCACCCGAGGCGACTTCTTGAGCCAGCGGGGAAGGGACAGCGCGGCGCCGATGGGGGTGGCCCGGCAGTCGTCCTCGCGATGGTGCACGATCAACACGGGCGCGCTGATCTTGCCGAGAGGAGTCTCATACACCGTCGCCCAGCGGCCACGCCCGTGCTCGACCATGGATGATGTCAGGACGACGCCGGAGACGCGGGGATCATCGAGCCGGGCCCCCACAGCGGCTGCCGAGAGCGTGCCACGGCTCGTGCCTATCAGCACGATGCGACCAGGGGCCCGCGCCTGGAGTGCATCGATGACCTTGCGAATGTCTGTGACGTGTTGAGGGCCGAGTCGCCAGGCGTCGGTCATGCCGCCCGGCTGATCGGACGGGGTGTCGATGGCAGCCGCGAGAAGCCCGCGCTCTGCGAAGAGCGGCGCGGATCGCACGAGGAAGTTGATCCCGAGTCGCACGCTGCCCCCGTCCCCGGTGCCGAACTGGCGGGCGCCCCAGCCGCCGGGGAAGAGCAGGACGGTGGCCGACGGCGCCTCGGCGGGCGCCACCACGAGCACGCGCACGGTGACGCCGTCCCGGGTGGGGACCTCGATGATCTCGGGCGCCGCCAGGGCCGCCGTCGGCGCCGCCACCAGCGCCGTCGCCAGGAGGGCAGCTGAGGCCAGGCGGACCCACATAGCGCGAGTATAGTGCCGAGGTGGTCTGGAACTCGCGGTCCGCGGAAAGAGCTTGAGCAACTGGCTGAACATGTCGCAGAATCGGTTCACGACTGAGCCTTTTTCCCATGACCGTGCTGAATTGAGAGCTCACTCGTTCTCCAGTCATTAAAGGATCCGTTCCACAGGGAGCGTGAGATGAGCCGTCTCAGTCGCCGACAGTTGCTCGGAGGCGTGGCCGCGACGGCCGCTGCCGTGACGCTGGGCGCGCCGGCGGTCCAGGCCCAGAAGCGCGGGGAAACCCTC is from Candidatus Methylomirabilota bacterium and encodes:
- a CDS encoding alpha/beta hydrolase; this translates as MWVRLASAALLATALVAAPTAALAAPEIIEVPTRDGVTVRVLVVAPAEAPSATVLLFPGGWGARQFGTGDGGSVRLGINFLVRSAPLFAERGLLAAAIDTPSDQPGGMTDAWRLGPQHVTDIRKVIDALQARAPGRIVLIGTSRGTLSAAAVGARLDDPRVSGVVLTSSMVEHGRGRWATVYETPLGKISAPVLIVHHREDDCRATPIGAALSLPRWLKKSPRVDFVEVSGGDPAISDSCEPLAAHGYLGREAQVIQVIADWIAGRPVPKQVR